Proteins from a single region of Mustela erminea isolate mMusErm1 chromosome X, mMusErm1.Pri, whole genome shotgun sequence:
- the SUV39H1 gene encoding histone-lysine N-methyltransferase SUV39H1 translates to MAENLKGCSVCCKSSWNQLQDLCRLAKLSCPALGISKRNLYDFEVEYLCDYKKIREQEYYLVKWRGYPDSESTWEPRQNLKCVRILKQFHKDLERELLRRHHRSKPPRHLDPSLANYLVQKAKQRRALRRWEQELNAKRSHLGRITVENEVDLDGPPRAFVYINEYRVGEGITLNQVAVGCECQDCLWAPAGGCCPGASLHKFAYNDQGQVRLRAGLPIYECNSRCRCGYDCPNRVVQKGIRYDLCIFRTDDGRGWGVRTLEKIRKNSFVMEYVGEIITSEEAERRGQIYDRQGATYLFDLDYVEDVYTVDAAYYGNISHFVNHSCDPNLQVYNVFIDNLDERLPRIAFFATRTIRAGEELTFDYNMQVDPVDMESTRMDSNFGLAGLPGSPKKRVRIECKCGTESCRKYLF, encoded by the exons ATGGCGGAAAATTTAAAAG GCTGCAGTGTGTGTTGCAAGTCTTCTTGGAATCAGCTACAGGACCTGTGCCGCCTGGCCAAGCTCTCCTGCCCAGCCCTTGGCATCTCCAAGAGGAATCTCTATGACTTTGAAGTCGAGTACCTGTGTGATTACAAGAAGATCCGC GAACAAGAGTATTACCTGGTAAAATGGCGCGGATACCCAGACTCAGAGAGCACCTGGGAGCCACGGCAGAATCTCAAGTGTGTGCGCATTCTCAAGCAGTTCCACAAGGACTTAGAGAGGGAGCTGCTCCGGCGGCACCACCGGTCGAAGCCCCCTAGGCACCTGGACCCAAGCTTGGCCAACTACCTTGTACAGAAGGCCAAGCAGAGGCGGGCGCTCCGGCGCTGGGAGCAGGAGCTCAATGCCAAGCGCAGCCACCTGGGACGCATCACCGTGGAGAATGAGGTGGACCTGGATGGCCCCCCACGGGCTTTCGTATACATCAACGAGTACCGTGTGGGGGAGGGCATCACCCTCAACCAGGTGGCTGTGGGCTGTGAGTGCCAGGACTGTCTGTGGGCCCCCGCCGGAGGCTGCTGCCCTGGGGCGTCCCTGCACAAGTTTGCCTACAATGACCAGGGTCAAGTGCGGCTGCGTGCGGGGTTGCCCATCTACGAGTGCAACTCGCGCTGCCGCTGCGGCTATGACTGCCCCAACCGCGTGGTACAGAAGGGCATCCGCTATGACCTCTGCATCTTCCGCACGGATGACGGGCGTGGCTGGGGCGTCCGCACGCTGGAGAAGATCCGCAAGAACAGCTTCGTCATGGAGTACGTGGGAGAG ATCATTACCTCAGAGGAGGCGGAGCGGCGGGGCCAGATCTACGACCGCCAGGGCGCCACCTACCTCTTTGACCTGGACTACGTGGAGGACGTGTACACCGTGGATGCTGCCTATTATGGCAACATCTCCCACTTTGTCAACCACAGT TGTGACCCCAACCTCCAGGTGTACAACGTCTTCATAGACAACCTCGATGAGCGACTGCCCCGCATCGCTTTCTTCGCCACAAGAACCATCCGGGCAGGGGAGGAGCTCACCTTTGATTACAACATGCAAG TGGACCCCGTGGACATGGAGAGCACCCGCATGGACTCCAACTTTGGCCTGGCTGGGCTCCCCGGCTCCCCCAAGAAGCGGGTCCGTATTGAATGCAAGTGTGGGACTGAATCCTGCCGCAAATACCTCTTCTAG